The Rhodanobacteraceae bacterium genomic sequence CGGCGCGTGCCATTCAGCGCCGCCGAACAATCAAGTCAGCGCCGACTCAGGCTGGCGTTAACGAAGCGCGAGGTTCGCGTCAATCGCCCGTAAAGCGGCGGCGTCAACACTCGACCACGTTGACGGCGAGGCCGCCGCGCGAGGTTTCCTTGTACTTGTCCTTCATGTCGCGGCCGGTGTCGCGCATGGTCTTGATGACCTTGTCCAGCGACACGCGGTGCTTGCCGTCGCTGCGCATCGCCATGCGCTGCGCGTTGATGGCCTTCACCGAACCCATCGCGTTGCGTTCGATGCATGGAATCTGCACCAAGCCACCGATCGGATCGCAGGTGAGGCCGAGGTTGTGCTCCATGCCGATTTCAGCGGCGTTCTCGATCTGATGCACGCTGCCGCCCAACGCCGCGACCAGCGCACCGGCCGCCATCGAACAGGCGACGCCGACCTCGCCCTGGCAGCCGACTTCCGCGCCGCTGATCGAGGCGTTTTCCTTGTAGAGAATGCCGATCGCGCCGGCGGTGAGCAGGAAATCGATCACGCCCTGCTCGTTCGATTTCGGGCAGAAGCGGTCGTAGTAATGCAGCACTGCGGGCACGATGCCGGCCGCGCCGTTGGTGGGCGCAGTCACCACGCGCCCGCCCGCGGCATTTTCCTCGTTGACCGCCAGTGCATACAGGTTCACCCAGTCCAGCACGGTCAACGGATCCTTGAGCGAAGCCTCGGGCCGGTCGCGCAATTCGTTGTACATCGCCGGCGCGCGCCGCTTCACGTGCAGGCCGCCCGGCAGTTCGCCCGGCGAACGCAGGCCGCGCGCGACGCAATCCTGCATGGCCTTCCAGATCTCCAGCAACCCGGCGCGGATCTCGGCCTCGCTGCGCCAGACCTTCTCGTTTTCCAGCATCACCTGCGCGATGCTCATGCCGTGCTGCTCGCACAGCGCCATCAGTTCGTCGCCGGAATGGAACGCAAACGGCAGCGGCGTGGTGTCGGCGATGATGCGGTCGGCCGCGGCCTCGTCGGCGTTGACCACGAAACCGCCGCCCACCGAGTAGTAGTCGCGCGTGACGATCACCTCGCCGCCCGCCGCATGCGCGGTGTAGCGCATTCCATTGACGTGATATGGCAGTTTCTGGCGCTTGTTCCAGATGAGGTCGGCTTTTTCGTCGAACGCGATTTCGTGGTGGCCGTGCAAGCGGATGTGTTTGCCGGTGCGCACGCGTTGCAACAATGGGGGGATCGCGTCGGGATCGATCCGGTCCGGCCAGTGGCCTTCCAGTCCGCACAGCACCGCCTTGTCGGTGCCGTGGCCGCGACCGGTCATCGCGAGCGAACCGTACAGTTCCACGGTCACACGCGCGGTACGGTCGAGGTCGCCGGTCTCGGCGAGCCAGCGCTCGACGAACCGCGCGGCCGCGCGCATTGGCCCGATGGTGTGCGAAGACGACGGGCCGATGCCGATCTTGAAGATGTCAAAAACGCTGACGCCCATAGGTTGCAAAGCCAAGAGACAGGCCGGTTATTCTACGCGCGGACGCACTCCTCCCTTATGTCGTCATTCCGGGGCCGCGCGTAGCGCGGAACCCGGAATCTGCTTTTGCAGGGGGTGCCCTGCATGTGAAAAATGCCGTCCATGGCCAAGAGCTCCGTGGTTCCGTTCGCGATGAAGCTGCGAACGGCCCCGGAATGACGACAATGTTTGTTCGCGCCCCAGCGATTTTCACTCGCCGGAACCATGTTGATCCTTTACCAACGCGACGACTGCAAGCTGTGCGACGAAGCCGTCGCGCTGCTGGCGCGCGCGTGCGCGCCGGAATTCGAAAGCGTGTGGATCGACGGCGATGCGGATCTGGAAGCGCGCTACGGCGAACGCGTGCCGGTGCTGCGCGACGGGGATTCCGGGCGCGAGCTCGGCTGGCCGTTCGACGCGGCGGCGTTGCACGCTTTCCTGAGCGCGCAAACCGTCTGAGGCGCCTCTATTTCTGCGCGTGCAGCAGCAAGTGCCCGTGCACGGTCACGCCGTTACCGATCATCGACGGGTCGGCCCATTGCCCCGTGCCGATCCCGAAGTCGAGCCGTTTCAGTTGCGCGCTGACATCCAGCGTCGCGGTATCGCCGTGCGGGACGAAGCTCACGTTGAGCACGACCGGCTTGCTGACGCCGCGCAAGGTCAGTTTGCCATCCGCCTGCACCTCGCCGTTCGCCGCCTTGCGGAACGACCGGGTCACGAAATGCGCGCGCGGGAATTTCGCGGTGTCGAGGAAATCCGTGCCCAGCGCGGCGTGGTCGCGCTCGCTGTTCTGCGTGTCGAGACTGGCGACGTCGATCTCGACATCGAACTTCGCGTGCGCGAGGTCGGCGGGGTCGTACTCGATCTTCGCGGTGAAACGACGGAACTGCCCGGTGTAGGCCACGCCCTGATAGGTGTTGGTGAAGGTGAGCGTGCTGTGCGCGGGATCGACCTGCCAGGTCTTCGCGAACGCGGTCGC encodes the following:
- a CDS encoding L-serine dehydratase, beta subunit / L-serine dehydratase, alpha subunit, which translates into the protein MGVSVFDIFKIGIGPSSSHTIGPMRAAARFVERWLAETGDLDRTARVTVELYGSLAMTGRGHGTDKAVLCGLEGHWPDRIDPDAIPPLLQRVRTGKHIRLHGHHEIAFDEKADLIWNKRQKLPYHVNGMRYTAHAAGGEVIVTRDYYSVGGGFVVNADEAAADRIIADTTPLPFAFHSGDELMALCEQHGMSIAQVMLENEKVWRSEAEIRAGLLEIWKAMQDCVARGLRSPGELPGGLHVKRRAPAMYNELRDRPEASLKDPLTVLDWVNLYALAVNEENAAGGRVVTAPTNGAAGIVPAVLHYYDRFCPKSNEQGVIDFLLTAGAIGILYKENASISGAEVGCQGEVGVACSMAAGALVAALGGSVHQIENAAEIGMEHNLGLTCDPIGGLVQIPCIERNAMGSVKAINAQRMAMRSDGKHRVSLDKVIKTMRDTGRDMKDKYKETSRGGLAVNVVEC
- a CDS encoding glutaredoxin-like domain-containing protein, whose product is MLILYQRDDCKLCDEAVALLARACAPEFESVWIDGDADLEARYGERVPVLRDGDSGRELGWPFDAAALHAFLSAQTV